The window tggaggtatgccttttaaatataatcgtaatgatatgatgaattttctaaatatgtaatttgtgatgaattgccatttaaccatggtgaaagtagggcatatagcattacactagaaaaactttgcaaccacaatatatagCAATCCTTAGGAACACTCGTAaaacgacgcacaattaaattatatgaatcaatgtgCTATGAATTactagaaatgtttaaatcttttaatggtagggttagcataacaactgatatttggtctgttcccccacatttagaagcttatatgtgtgtaacagcacattggatagatcaaaattggattattcaaaaaagaataattgcttttgaggcaatgctcgaaagacatactggtgaaaacataaaatatagattaatagagatagaatggaacttgttagataagatattttgttgttttaccgataatgcaaccgccaacattaaatgcatcgaacttttgtataacgaatctgcatttagttttatccttgggggtaaattattacacgtacgttgttgggggtaagtgatttattagatcccattagagacatagtgaagtggcttagagttggacaggtaaagagaagatataagcaattatgtgaccattatcaactaaaaaaagtgtattggtcattagatactcctacacgttggggctcaatccacgatttattaaaaaaaagtgattgcttatcgtccagttataacacaactttatagtgagtgtacagatagctatataggtgatgacacatgggaactagctatagctgtacagaaaatattagaagcgtatgaccacgcaactaagattttttcatatgtttacgaaccaaatgtccacttagtaataaatgaatgtattactattttttatcatcttcttaaacattcgcatgatgatactaacacatatttaaaaccgattcttgcagatatgatggacaagtggaagacatattttactgattttccttttatttatggaattgcgacaattttagaGCCATGTTTCAAGACAGAAGTCCTTAccaaagtaattggattttactaccaatcattagatcacCCGCCTAGTGATATACATAATtgtgttggaacttgtaaaaatctttagcagaactttatgattactatgctagtgttataacccaagtcgcgatacgtctaggcgtgctagcgtctcggcacgtcccacttattatattccttaatagctaacataatcatccaagatgatagttttgtaggatcatcttcttcttcaccctccactacttcatatttagaattatataattatcttaaacatcactttgaaattgaccaatgtagctataatattttagaatggtggaaagaaaaatctataaaatttcccatattatcgagaattgcaaaggatatcttTGCAATTCCTacttctacgattgcgtcggagtctgcttttagtgcaggtacaAGAgatttagacgaaaagagatctcttcTTGCTCTatatagtattcaaatatgcgtttgcaagaaagattgggatcgaGCGGagcttcgaacacaaggactaatgaacgatgatgatcaaggcgatgatgatccatggatgatgatgtatacatctgcatcatcgtcaggaggaaagtcagcggaagcatctaacgaaccagatgatgatgacgaagacgaataggatcaatcaaataacgatcaatcaacattcaacaactacaaataaaaggtatgacaaagaactacgtgggctttgattccttcggaatacgtaggcagcttagtattccttcgggtactaggttcaagtctatttttcccctctttttttattaattatctttatcgtttcttattaatttatttttttcattctttttagtaaatattttaataacgatgacaagcaatgaatttcgctaataatcaagtaatcatcaaaggtacgtccgcattattatagtatttttatataatatttaaagaaaaaaaaaatagaaccgATGGTCTGACCCGCCTGACtcgcgagttggaaccgccgaaACCGCTTCATAAACCGCCAAGAAATCGTTTGGAACCGCCCAGGACCGGAAAGTTCGAATCATGCTCCAAATGGAATCGAAACCAGgcgtggaaccggaacggaaccgacccaacccggaccgtggccatcactaataGGAATATAACATTGATGCTATAGTCTATACCATTATACAATACTTTTATAAGAATTAAccaatcaaaaaattatttaagttgATAATTAAGACTTCAAATTCATTTTATACTCTATTATAATTATCCAAACTAAGAACATTAATTATATCTATGAATAATTCAATtagtatttaaatattaatttttccttttttgggCTCGATCTAAAAAAAGACGTCATCCTTGACATCTTAGGGTCGAAAAATAGTCCATGTTAACATCCCAAACTGATCATGATATATACGTTACATAACCTCTGACTAGTCAATATTTGCACCCCACTCTACATTATAAAAACACAAACCTTGTCCTCTTATAAACCACAAACAAAATCCTTTCCCCAATATTTCCAAAAATGGAAACTTTAAGAAAACCTCTCACCCTCATTTCCCTCATTGTCTTAGCAACTACGTTCTTCTCCAAATCAGTCGAACCATGCAACCCCATCGACCAAGAAGCCCTCCTTGATGTAAAACATCGAATCACCGACGACAGTCCCTTCCACCTTCTCAAAACATGGGTCTCCACCACTGATTGCTGCACATCATGGGCGGGCGTGAGCTGCAACACCGCAGGTAGGGTTGTCAACGTCTCAATGTCCGGCCTTCAAGACTCACCCGTGTTCGACATTATTGACACCACTATGGTCGGTACACTCTCCCCTTTCTTAGGCAACCTTACGTATCTCGAATACCTTGATCTTAGCAACAATAAAAATCTAACAGGTCCAATCCCAACAGAACTAGGCAAATTATCAAACTTAATGCATCTATTTTTAGACACAAATCAACTAACTGGCTCAATATCCATTTCATTCGGTAACCTTTTCAAACTCAAGAGACTCTATCTTAGTAACAATCAACTAACTGGCTCATTAGACAACGATATTTTCAAATCTATGCCATCTTTGTCAGAACTCGGCTTatcagaaaataaattttccggGCGAATTCCTACGTCGATTGTGAATTTGATCGGGCTTACAAAACTCGATCTAAACACGAATCGCTTCTCGGGTAACATTGTAGCTGATATTGGTAAGCTTAAGAAACTTACATACCTGGATTTATCTGTGAATAATCTGGCAGGAAGTATACCAAATTCAATGGGTCAATTATCCCAACTGAATCTGTTATATCTGAATGATAATAGTCTAAGTGGGTCGATTCCTTCTTCGATTAGCCAACTTGGTTCATTGcaattttttagggtttataaCAACAAGATTAATGGGGTTTTACCGAGTTCGATTGGGAATCTTTCGAAACTTGAGAGAATGTATTTGGATAATAATAGGATTACTGGGAATTTGCCGGCGAGTTTGGGAAATCTTGTTGCAGCAACTGAATTGATCTTTAAAAATAATCGTTTTGTAGGGAAAATCCCAGAAACTTTGGGGAATCTTAAGAATCTTACATCGTTGGATTTGTCTGAAAATGGGCTGAGTGGGAAAATTCCGGCAACTTTAGCTGGATTTCCTGCTTCTTCATTTGCTGCTAATCCTGGGCTTTGTGGTGCTCCTCTTTCTCCTTGTAAGAACCGATAATATAACTTTataagtgtgtgtgtgtgtgcattTTCACAATCagttttttaattagtttgatTTATGTCATTGTATTTGTATTGTATTTCTTGTGTTGACTCAGGAGCAATTATTTAGGGAAAATGTCTGAATAAAGCTGTAGGCCCAAAGTTATTAGATGCGATAGTGATATTTTATCTgtaacaactaataaaaactaaatagtgaaaaaactaagaaatgttttgaaaaaaatttgcTATCTTCAACTCATTATCTTCTTGTTACCTATTTTTGATGGAAACCCAACAAAAAAATAGGATACATTTGGAGTGGTTGACTCTTAAAGACAACCAAAGACAACCACCATAATCACACAATCTCcgttgtttatttttttttaagataaaatCTGATCCatttaatgttttattaatcaaagaatgactaaagtgaaaaaaatataaaaatagctGATGACTATAAAATAAGTTAATTGTTTGTCATTaatttattagtaaaaaaattttagttatcataaaaaatatcaaacttaatttttaaggttttattcatttttattaattaagtttatatAAAATTGGCATTAAATCCAACCACTATAATTTACCCCCAATAAATTTAGATGAGAATTAATCAgattatcaaaattaattcaacctttttatgattcttctacaataatcctacatattgattaaccataaataatttcaactttaggtgtattttcctagagtaaacccgaTAATCGGATGACTTcctataacaagttttatttttttaataaagataaattaaaataaaatttcagtttaaaaatttttctttttgtttattattcagtattttttatgtaaatttttaaattttttctctaattttacatcagttttcaatttacttttttttttttaataaaacaagTCATCAAGTTATCCgaatttactctaggcaaatgctcccaaaagttaaaattattcatgattaatcaataggtgaaattgtagttgaaaaatcataaattggTTGGAtaattttaggtaatttttcctaaatttatttttataagatAATTCATATTTCTCATTATAAAAGTTCTTAAATCCTAAATTTCAAACGAATATCATTAAACAAACTGttcagaaaataaatttaaattttagttgtcattcttaagaaaattaatactAGAACCACTTAAACAAATGAATAAAAAGTAAGGTTAAACATTGATCCAGAATAAAAAGTAAGGTTAAACATTGATCCAGACCATGAATTACTGTTAAAAGTGTTGTACTGATGTGTGATGTTGAATGAATTTATGACAAAAGAACAAGCACATGCACCCACCATAAAATTATTCGGAAATAGTCAAAATTGACGTATAGGATGGCGTTGTAAAAGTCTAAGATAATGTCTTACCAAAAATTTCATAATCAAAAGGTCCTATTGAGTAGTTGACGTATCTTCTTATTGACGTATCTTCTTATCTTGTTGATCATATCTTAATCttcttaatataaaaatatcaaaaaaaacatacaaTTGTTCTTTTTTGAGTAAAATAGACAAGagaaaaatggtatttttatatCGTGCGATCTATTTTCCTTATTTTctcctaaatattttttttcaattttctcaTATGTACTAATTTCTTTAGAAATACTCTACTCTACGCACTTTAAAAAGGGTAGAAAAAGTTTCTTTGTCTTAAAAATTAACCTCAAAAAAGCCGATGATAGCATTGAATGGAGCTTTATTAGAGACTCTCCTCCACCATGGATTTGATGAGTTATCTTGTAAGCTTATTATGAGTTGTGTTTCATCCTCTTAATGGGTTTCCTACTACTCCTTTCACCCCTTCAAGAGGGATCCGGCAAGGTGACTCAATATCCCGCTTACTTGTTCATCCTCTGCATGAAAGCTTTATCTAGGAAGATCGAGCTTGTTGTGGGTAGGGGGCAGTGAAAACCCTTCTCCCTTAAAGGCAATAAAACTTCTATTTGCCATCTCATGTTCGCAGATGACTTGCTACTCTTTGGAGTAGCTGACATTAACACAATCTTATCTGTTAAAGAAGTTATCTAGGAATTTAGTTTTGAGTCAGGGTTGTCTACTAACCCTCACAAATGCACTCTCTACTTCTCAAAAAATTAATTCCCCTAGTACTACCCAAAAAGCCATTTCCGATCTCCTCTCTATTCCAATCTCTGAATATCTTGGTTCTTACCTGAGATTCTCTCTCCTTGATAAGCGGCCTTCCCTAGCCACTCTATTCCTTGGCCAACTTGGTTTAGCTTTGTTCTTTGGACATTATGGACCAATCGAAATAACCGAGTTTTCTCCAAACCCAGCCCTTCAACCTCCCTCTCCTTCGGCCTCACAAAATCAAGTGCTCTTAACTTCTTTTTCTCTCAGCCTTGTTTGGGTCATCCTACCTCAAACCTCTCTGTCTATCATTAGAGTCATTCAGACACAAATGCCCTCAACCAGAAACTTTTCAATGAAGAAAAATGCGAAAGTCAATAATGAAAGAAATTTCTACCCCAAAATCAAATGGAACATTAACAAAAATGGCCTAAAATCAATTATACTTTTTATTCATACCGTCATTTGTACTTATTAGTGCAATTTTGTCTTATGAACTTGTTTGCgctattttatgtgtttttgacgCAAAATTAGAGTTTTATAGGTCTTACGAAGTTATAAGAGGGTGAAGCGATGACTTGTCGTTcgtgaaaatgaaaaaaaaggaagaggAAAAGCGACGAGTTAATGAAGAAGCAACAAGTAGTTGACCTGCACGCGACAAGTCATTCCTCAGGTTTAAAAAATTGGCTTTTGATGCAATGAGTATGCCACGCATCGTCACTTTTTAGGTGACGACTTGTTATCGATCTATAAGGCTTTTTTCGCACATTTTTTCACGATTTGGAGGTTGaatatttagttattttatttaggaaaaattacctagaataatccaaccttttattgattttcctacaataatcccaattttgGATTGTCCATGAATAATCCGAATTTTAGGGACACTTGCCGAAGAACATTGTTGCCCAAATGGTGACCGATTTTTACAGAttaattgctaaaaaaaaataaaatcaaaaatattaaaaattataagttaaatCAAAAAATACTCATACTTGATTtggtttctaatttttttttattttttcaattcttttgtaattttattttgtatttacttttttattttttttatcaaatttacTTGTTATATAGGTAAGAGATTATCTTGGTGCATTATTAAAAAACACTTCATATAGTTAGAATTATTCATGTTTATTAAAAAGTTGGGAtcattgtgtatatatatatatatatatatatatatatatatatatatatatatatatatatatatatatatatatatatatatatatatatatatatatatatatatatatatatatatatatatatatatatatatatatatgtatatatatatatatatgtatatatatatatatacacacacacacacacacacacacatatatatatatatatatatatatatatatatatatatatatatatatatatatatatatatatatatatatatatgtgtgtgtgtgtgtgtgtatgtatgtatgtatatatatatatatatatatatatatatatatatatatatatatatatatatatatatatatatatatatatatatatatatatatgtatatatatatatatatgtatatatatatatatacacacacacacacacacacacacacacatatatatatatatatatatatatatatatatatatatatatatatatatatatatatatatatatatatatatatatatatatatgtgtgtgtgtgtgtgtgtgtatgtatgtatgtatatatatatatatatatatatatatatatatatatatatatatatatatatatatatatatatatatatatatatatatatatatatatatatatatatatatatatatatatatatatatatatatatatatatatatatatatatatatatatatatatatatatatatatatatatatatatatatatatacatacatatatatataaatgtatatatatatatatatatatatacatatatatatatatatatatatatatatatatatatatatatatatatatatatatatatgtatatgtgtatatatatatatatatatatatatatatatatatatatatatatatatatatatatatatatatatatatatatatatatatatatatatgtatatatatatatatatgtatgtatatatatatatatgtatatatatatatatgtatatatatatatatatatatatatatatatatatatatatatatatatatatatatatatatatatatatgtatatatacatatatatatatatagatatatatatatatatatatatatatatatatatatatatatatatatatatatatatatatatatatatatatatatatatatatatatgtatgtatatatatatatatgtatatatatatatatacatatatatatatatatatatatatatatatatatatatatatatatatagatatatatatatatatatatatatatatatatatatatatatatatatgtatatatatatatatgtatatatatatatatatgtatatatatatatatatgtatatatatatatatatgtatatatatatatatatatatatatatatatatatatatatagatatatatatatatatatatatatatatatagatatatatatatatatatatatatatatatatatatatatatatatatatatatatatatatatatatatatatatatatatatatatatatatatatatatatatatatatatatatatatatatatatatatatatatatatatatatatatatatatatagatatatacatatatatatatatatagatatatatatatatatatatatatatatatatatatatatatatatatatatatatatatatatatatatatatatatatatatatatatatatatatatatatatatatatatatatatatatatatgtatatatgtatatacacacacacacacacatatatatatatatataaaagcttTGCTCGGTCAGTTTTCTTcgtatttattttgctcatctTTAGAATTTCCTCTTGGAGGTTGGAAACATCTAGCCGATAAGTAAGGAAGCCAAAAAGGCGGTTTCTGACATCTTGTGGCAGTCATAGAGCAGGTGCTGAGCTGATTCAGTTGTGCCACTACACAACACATAGTTAACATCCTCGATCACCATCCATTTCGCGACTGGATCCTTTGTATCCAATCTATTTTGGATGGCCAGCCATGTGATGAACCTTGCGCTTGGGCTAGCAATATTCTTGATCATGATGTTTCCCCATGGAACTTGGGGGGCATCTGCAATAAGCATCTCATATGTTCTTCCTATAGCCAACTCATCCCCTTTAGTTAAGCTCTCCCATCCCCCTAACTGGTCTATTATAGTTCTTTATTTGATGATCTTCTTGAAGCTCCGAGAAGCATGAATGGAAAATTTCACTTCTTTGACTTTCTGCGATTTCATATAGTAGCTGTGAACCCATTTTACCCAAAGATTATCCTTTTTGTGGGCTATGTTCCATAGGTTCTTAAGCATAGCCGCTTTGTTCCAAGTGTACATGTCTTTCAGGTTCAGCCCTCCCTTGGAATAAGGTAAGAGTAATTGGTTCCATGCTACCACAACTTTCCTAGATAACACCTCTTTCCCGGTCCAGACGAAGCATCTACAGACGTCTTCCACCATCTTAATCAGCTTTTTTGGGAGGCAAAAGATTTGAGCCCAAAAGTTTTTCATTCCCCCAATGACACTGCGGACTAGCTGCATTCTACCTTCGTATGATAACAAGCGAGAGGACCAAAACTTTACCCTACTTATAATCTTGTCCACCAACGGTCTGTAATCTCTAGAATTCAGCTTCTTGGAGTGAAGAGGGACTCCCAAGTAGCTAAAGGGTAAAACTCCCTCCTCCATGTGCAGGAAGTGCACAAGGTGCTCTTTGTGGTGCGTATCCACCCCAAAAATATAGATGTTGCTTTtctttgggttagcttgaagcCCTGAGGCCTTGGAGAAACAGTCAAAGGAACTCATCATGCTTCTAACTAAAGAGTGGTCTGCACGGCAGAACATGAGGAGGTCGTCCGCGAACAGAAGATGCGTGATACCTATATTCTTACATCTAGGGTGGAAGTGGAAGCTCGGACTGTCAGTCATTTTGTGCATAAGCCTGGTCAAATACTCCATTGCAATGGCGAATAAATAGGGGGAAATGGGATCGCCTTGTTGCAACCCTTTTTTTGCCGCGAAGGGCTTGATTGGAGTGCCATTCACCAGAATAGAGAAGGGGACTGTCGTCACGCAGGCCCTGATCCAATCCATGAACTTAGGAGGGAAACCCATCTCTTCCATAACAAAGAACAGAAACACCCAACTGATCGAATCGCACGCTTTCCGAAGGTCCATTTTGATCATACATCTTGGACCGTTGTTCTTGCGATAATACCCTTTTATTAGCTCCGCAGCTAATAGGATGTTATCAGCCATTTGCCTACCCAGGATAAACCCTGAATGAGCTGGATCGATCACTTTCCCAATCACCTTTTGCAGTCTCCCAGATAGCACTCTAGAAATGATCTTGTAGATAACTATGCAGCAGGAAATCGGTCTATAGTCTCCCACCTTACTCGCATTATTCGCCTTTGGGATTAGCGTGACCGAGGTGCAGTTGTAAGGTGGGAAAAGAGTGTTACTTTTGAAGAAATCTTTTATGGCATTTATAAGGTCATGCTTGATAATGTCCCATGTGTTTTTgaaaaagtaggcattaaatcCATCAACTTCTAGGGCTTTATTGTCACTCATCCTGAAGAGGGCTTCTTTTATCTCTTCCTCGCTTAAGTACTGGATAAGAATCTGAGCGTTCCTGGCATCAATCTGGCAACCTTCTCTCATAATGTTCCTGTCTAAAATCTGAAGATAGGTAGCCGCCGTACCTTGGAGCTTATGATAATACTGGGTGATCTCGGTGTGAATCTCTCCTGTATTGCTGTGCCACTTGCCCTCAGCATCTTGAAGCTCGTAGATAGTATTAGAGGCCCGCATCTCTTTGATGGTAGCATGGAAGTAAGCAGTGTTCTCATCCCCATCTCTCATCTAATTGATTCTCGCCTTTGGGTGAAGCGCCATGTCTTCTACTTTTCTCCACCATCTCACTTGAGTGGTTGCTTCATGTCTTTGGTGAAGGTCGTCAGCCATGGGGCTAGTTTTCATTGCAGTTTGAACACTATCAAGATTACCCTCccactctttaattttatcaatgATCCCTAAGAACTCCTTTGTGTGCAATTATTTTAGGCCTAATTTGACATTTTTCATCTTGCACCAAAGCCTTTGCATCCCTGTGCCTTTAGTTGTGGTCTGCCAAGCCTCCTTTACCACCTTTAGGAAATCCTGGTGCTGACACAAATAGTTGAGGAAACGGAAAGGCTTGCTCTCCTTCTGGTTTTGACGGGTGAGGTTCGAAAGTAAGGGAGTGTGATCTAATGTTTGAGGGTTCACATAATAGACACTCGCTTGACTATACCTGTCAATCCATTAAAGATTCCCTATAGCATGATCTATCTTTGTTAGAGTGCGCTTTTCCCCTTTCTCCTTATTAGTCCAGGAGAACTTCTGACCTCGCTCTATGACTGGGTGAAGCTCCTTGTCATCCATCCATTTACGCATATCATACATCTTATATGTTGTAACCTGTGATCTGTTCTTTCTATGATCCTATTTGTAAATAGCATTAAAATCTCTTACGAAGAGGCAAGGAGTGTTGTGGTTTAACCGCAGCAACTCTAGCCAAAGCTCCTTTCTATCCCTCACACTAACAAGCCCATAAATAAAGACGACATGAAAGCTCTCCTCCATATTAATTGGGGTGATTTTTGTGGCAATGTATTGTTGATGAGTCTCACATGTTTCTAGTTTGCATATGTCAAATCTCCATCCAACCCAAATTCGCCCCTTCGCTTGATGATTATAGTTGGAACTCCAATTCCACTTATTGCCAAGCTTTTTGTAGATTTTCTTTGCATTTACTTAATCTTAGTCTCCATCAACCCTATCACACTGACATTATTTATCTCAAGAAAGTGTCTGACTTCCTTGGCTTTATCAGGGTTGTTCATGCCTCTTACATTCCAGGTTGAGATAATCATTGGGGTGAGGAAATTTGAGGGTTTCCGCCCCTTTCCTGGCAAGATAGGCCGGGTGCTTCACTTTCTTCTTGATCTCCTATACCCACATGCGATGCTTCTAGTTCTGCAACTTGAGGTTTGTTTCTTGTCTCCTTGAGCTGGTGTATGCGTGCTGCCTTCCCTGGAGCAACTAGGGTCCATCCTTCTTCATTACCCTCCTCTTGACTACTGCTGCTATTTATGCTTTGTTTCTGTGGGTTATGTGACGGGTCACAATCTATCTCTAGCTTCTCCTCTTCTTGGGGAGCAACTGTTGCCAATTTGGTTTGGAGTTCCTCAATATTCAAGACGTCCTTCATCACTTTGGCAATAGTCCGCGGGATCCACATTCTCCTATCTCCGTTAGATTTCTTCTCAGCTTTTCCAGGATGCTCCCCGTGATTATGGAGTGGTTCATTTTAATCCTTGCATTAATGACCCACCTTATTGTATTTGCAGCAAAAGAAAGGTCGCCATTCTGGTATGGCTTTCTGAGTGAATTCTCATCCTGTATTATCTCGCACGTTGATCTCCTTAACAAATTCCTGGGTTATATCCACTTTCACTAATACCCGAGCATAGGACACC of the Amaranthus tricolor cultivar Red isolate AtriRed21 chromosome 6, ASM2621246v1, whole genome shotgun sequence genome contains:
- the LOC130814873 gene encoding MDIS1-interacting receptor like kinase 2-like is translated as METLRKPLTLISLIVLATTFFSKSVEPCNPIDQEALLDVKHRITDDSPFHLLKTWVSTTDCCTSWAGVSCNTAGRVVNVSMSGLQDSPVFDIIDTTMVGTLSPFLGNLTYLEYLDLSNNKNLTGPIPTELGKLSNLMHLFLDTNQLTGSISISFGNLFKLKRLYLSNNQLTGSLDNDIFKSMPSLSELGLSENKFSGRIPTSIVNLIGLTKLDLNTNRFSGNIVADIGKLKKLTYLDLSVNNLAGSIPNSMGQLSQLNLLYLNDNSLSGSIPSSISQLGSLQFFRVYNNKINGVLPSSIGNLSKLERMYLDNNRITGNLPASLGNLVAATELIFKNNRFVGKIPETLGNLKNLTSLDLSENGLSGKIPATLAGFPASSFAANPGLCGAPLSPCKNR